In Peromyscus eremicus chromosome 2, PerEre_H2_v1, whole genome shotgun sequence, a single genomic region encodes these proteins:
- the Selenon gene encoding selenoprotein N, whose translation MYISPEEFKPIAEKLTGSVPVASYEEEELHHDPSEETLTIEARFQPLLTETMTKSKDGFLGVSRLALSGLRNWTTAASPTAVFAARHFRPFLPPPGQELGQPWWIIPGELSVFTGYLSNNRFYPPPPKDKEVIIHRLLSMFHPRPFVKTRFAPQGTVACLTAISDSYYTVMFRIHAEFQLSEPPDFPFWFSPGQFTGHIILSKDATHIRDFRLFVPNHRSLNVDMEWLYGASETSNMEVDIGYIPQMELEARGPSVPSVILDEDGDMVDSHLPSGEALQFVFEEIKWHQELSWEEAARRLEVAMYPFKKVNYLPFTEAFDRAKAENKLVHSILLWGALDDQSCUGSGRTLRETVLESPPILTLLNESFISTWSLVKELEDLQVQQENPLHRQLAGLHLEKYSFPVEMMICLPNGTVVHHINANYFLDITSMKPEDVENNVFSFSSTFEDPSTATYMQFLREGLRRGLPLLQP comes from the exons ATGTACATCAGCCCAGAAGAGTTCAAACCCATTGCAGAGAAACTGACAG GGTCAGTTCCTGTGGCCAGCTACGAGGAGGAGGAGCTGCACCATGACCCCAGCGAGGAGACTCTCACCATAGAAGCTCGATTCCAGCCTCTGCTCAcagagaccatgaccaaaagcaaagatGGCTTCCTAGGG GTCTCCCGCCTCGCTCTGTCAGGCCTCCGCAACTGGACCACTGCAGCCTCACCCACCGCCGTGTTTGCTGCCCGCCACTTCCggcccttcctgccccctccaggTCAGGAGCTGGGCCAGCCCTGGTGGATTATCCCTGGAGAGCTGAGTGTCTTCACAGGCTATTTGTCCAACAACCGCTTCTACCCACCGCCGCCCAAGGACAAGGAG GTCATCATCCACCGGCTCTTGAGCATGTTTCATCCCCGGCCCTTCGTGAAGACCCGCTTCGCCCCTCAGGGCACTGTGGCCTGCCTAACGGCCATCAGCGACTCCTACTACACTGTGATGTTCCG GATCCACGCCGAGTTCCAGCTCAGTGAGCCTCCTGATTTCCCCTTTTGGTTCTCACCCGGCCAGTTCACCGGCCATATCATCCTATCCAAAGATGCTACACACATCCGTGACTTCCGGCTGTTCGTGCCCAATCACAG ATCCCTGAATGTGGACATGGAGTGGCTGTATGGGGCCAGTGAGACCAGCAACATGGAGGTGGACATTGGCTACATACCCCAG ATGGAGCTGGAGGCCAGGGGTCCCTCAGTGCCCTCTGTGATCCTGGATGAGGATGGCGACATGGTTGACAGTCACCTGCCTTCGGGAGAAGCCCTCCAGTTTGTGTTTGAGGAGATCAAGTGGCACCAGGAGCTGAGCTGGGAGGAAGCTGCCCGGCGCCTGGAGGTGGCCATGTACCCCTTCAAGAAG GTCAACTACCTGCCCTTCACGGAAGCCTTTGACAGGGCCAAGGCCGAGAACAAACTTGTGCATTCCATCTTGCTGTGGGGGGCCCTGGACGACCAGTCCTGCTGAG GTTCAGGGCGGACTCTCCGGGAGACTGTCCTGGAAAGCCCGCCCATCCTCACCCTCCTCAATGAGAGCTTCATCAGTACCTGGTCCCTGGTAAAGGAACTGGAAGACCTGCAG GTCCAGCAGGAGAACCCACTCCACAGGCAGCTGGCGGGCTTGCATCTGGAGAAGTACAGCTTCCCTGTGGAGATGATGATCTGCCTGCCCAATGGCACCGTG GTCCACCACATCAACGCCAACTACTTCCTGGACATCACCTCCATGAAGCCTGAAGACGTGGAGAACAACGTCTTCAGCTTCTCATCGACCTTTGAGGACCCATCCACAGCCACCTACATGCAGTTCCTGAGGGAGGGACTCCGGCGTGGcctgcccctcctccagccctAG